From a region of the Streptomyces sp. NBC_00193 genome:
- a CDS encoding FHA domain-containing protein, which translates to MSELTLTVMRLGFLAVLWLFVIVAVQVIRSDLFGTRVTQRGSRRGGGASGTPAAQQGRQASAPPQQRQRRGAPTKLVVSEGTLTGTTVALAGQTITLGRAHDSTIVLDDDYASSRHARIYPDRDGQWIVEDLGSTNGTYLDRTRLTTPTPIPPGAPIRIGKTVIELRK; encoded by the coding sequence ATGTCAGAGCTGACCCTGACGGTCATGCGGTTGGGTTTCCTGGCCGTTCTGTGGCTGTTCGTCATCGTGGCCGTTCAGGTCATCCGCAGCGATCTCTTCGGTACGAGAGTCACGCAGCGCGGTTCCCGACGCGGCGGGGGCGCTTCCGGCACCCCGGCGGCGCAGCAGGGCCGCCAGGCCTCTGCTCCACCGCAGCAGCGCCAGCGCCGCGGTGCGCCGACCAAACTCGTCGTCTCCGAGGGCACCCTCACGGGCACCACGGTGGCCCTCGCGGGCCAGACGATCACCTTGGGCCGCGCCCACGACTCCACGATCGTGCTGGACGACGACTACGCCTCCAGCAGGCATGCCAGGATCTACCCGGACCGTGACGGTCAGTGGATCGTCGAGGATCTCGGGTCCACCAACGGCACGTATCTCGACCGGACCCGGCTGACCACCCCGACGCCCATTCCGCCGGGCGCCCCGATCCGCATCGGCAAGACCGTCATCGAGCTGCGGAAGTAG
- a CDS encoding PP2C family serine/threonine-protein phosphatase: MSLSLRFAAGSHKGMIREGNEDSGYAGPRLLAIADGMGGQAAGEVASSEVISALVQLDDDVPGSDMLTALSTAVQRANDQLRVMVEEDPQLEGMGTTLTALLWTGQRLGLVHVGDSRAYLLRDGVLTQITQDHTWVQRLVDEGRITEEEATTHPQRSLLMRALGSGDIVEPDLSIREVRVGDRYLICSDGLSGVVSHQTLEETLADYHGPRETVASLIQLALRGGGPDNITCIVADVLDTDSGDTLAAQVNDTPVVVGAVAENQHHQLFDGGNAMQTPAGRASGLGRQSPPPAGAFGPPGSGEAPGYGGYGAQGQGGGADAYGSFGDPDPYAGDSGYEDTYDHPRRRRGKGRKWTTRTLTLLVVLGVIGGGLYAGYRWTQTQFYVGVKDEHVALFRGISQKLGPLELSKVETDRPDIELKYLPPFKRKQVVDTIGESSLDSARTKIDELGTQTSACKKDEERRAAEAQGNQTPGPVLTAAEQQVVGLCEKQ, from the coding sequence ATGAGTCTGTCCCTGCGGTTCGCCGCCGGATCGCACAAGGGCATGATCCGGGAGGGCAACGAGGACTCCGGCTACGCCGGTCCCCGTCTCCTCGCGATCGCCGACGGCATGGGCGGCCAGGCCGCCGGCGAAGTCGCCAGCTCCGAGGTGATCTCCGCCCTCGTGCAGCTCGACGACGACGTCCCGGGCTCCGACATGCTCACCGCGCTCAGCACCGCGGTGCAGCGCGCGAACGACCAGTTGCGGGTCATGGTCGAGGAGGACCCCCAGCTCGAGGGCATGGGCACCACGCTCACCGCCCTGCTCTGGACGGGCCAGCGCCTCGGCCTGGTCCACGTCGGCGACTCCCGCGCCTACCTGCTCCGCGACGGCGTCCTCACGCAGATCACCCAGGACCACACCTGGGTGCAGCGCCTCGTCGACGAGGGCCGGATCACCGAAGAGGAAGCCACCACCCACCCGCAGCGCTCCCTGCTGATGAGGGCCCTGGGCAGCGGCGACATCGTCGAGCCCGACCTCTCCATCCGCGAGGTCCGGGTCGGCGACCGCTACCTGATCTGCTCCGACGGACTCTCCGGCGTGGTCTCCCACCAGACCCTCGAAGAGACCCTCGCCGACTACCACGGCCCCCGCGAGACCGTGGCCTCCCTCATCCAGCTCGCGCTGCGCGGCGGCGGCCCCGACAACATCACCTGCATCGTGGCCGACGTCCTCGACACCGACAGCGGCGACACCCTGGCCGCGCAGGTCAACGACACCCCGGTCGTCGTCGGCGCGGTCGCCGAGAACCAGCACCACCAGCTCTTCGACGGCGGCAACGCCATGCAGACGCCCGCCGGCCGCGCCTCCGGGCTCGGCCGCCAGAGCCCCCCGCCCGCCGGCGCCTTCGGCCCCCCCGGCAGCGGCGAGGCCCCGGGTTACGGCGGTTACGGCGCCCAGGGACAGGGCGGCGGAGCCGACGCGTACGGCAGCTTCGGCGACCCCGACCCGTACGCCGGCGACTCCGGGTACGAGGACACGTACGACCACCCTCGCCGGCGGCGCGGCAAGGGCCGCAAGTGGACCACGCGCACGCTGACGCTGCTCGTGGTCCTCGGTGTCATCGGCGGCGGCCTGTACGCGGGCTACCGCTGGACCCAGACGCAGTTCTACGTCGGGGTCAAGGACGAGCACGTCGCGCTCTTCCGCGGGATCAGCCAGAAGCTGGGGCCGCTGGAGCTCTCCAAGGTGGAGACCGACCGCCCCGACATCGAACTGAAGTACCTGCCGCCCTTCAAGCGCAAGCAGGTCGTGGACACGATCGGCGAAAGCAGCCTCGACTCCGCCCGTACGAAGATCGACGAGCTCGGCACCCAGACCTCCGCGTGCAAGAAGGACGAGGAGCGGCGTGCCGCCGAGGCGCAGGGCAACCAGACACCCGGCCCCGTCCTGACTGCCGCCGAGCAGCAGGTCGTCGGCCTGTGCGAGAAGCAGTAG
- a CDS encoding helix-turn-helix domain-containing protein, with the protein MRLSADERRETVLRAAIAEFATGGYHGTSTEAIARRVGVSQPYLFRLFPTKRALFQAAAVRSFERTAAVYELAAAELRGTEALDAMARARDRLLAEEPLPLMRLQAAVAAAALDDRPFAAVLRRSWCDLWDLVHTCSGAAPAEVTAFFAHEALATTRAAITAPPGPPP; encoded by the coding sequence GTGAGGCTGAGCGCGGACGAACGCCGGGAGACCGTGCTCCGGGCCGCGATCGCCGAATTCGCCACCGGCGGCTACCACGGCACCTCGACGGAGGCGATCGCCCGCCGGGTCGGGGTCTCCCAGCCGTACCTGTTCCGGCTGTTCCCGACCAAGCGCGCCCTCTTCCAGGCCGCGGCGGTCCGTTCCTTCGAGCGGACCGCCGCGGTGTACGAGCTGGCCGCGGCGGAACTGCGGGGCACGGAGGCGCTGGACGCCATGGCCCGCGCCCGCGACCGCCTGCTCGCCGAGGAACCCCTTCCCCTGATGCGGCTCCAGGCCGCCGTCGCGGCGGCGGCCCTGGACGACCGCCCCTTCGCCGCCGTCCTGCGCCGCTCCTGGTGCGACCTGTGGGACCTGGTCCACACCTGCTCCGGCGCCGCCCCGGCCGAGGTCACCGCCTTCTTCGCCCACGAAGCCCTGGCCACCACGAGAGCCGCCATCACGGCCCCGCCCGGGCCCCCGCCGTAG
- a CDS encoding NAD(P)/FAD-dependent oxidoreductase codes for MNTTANTTTHTSTTTHPAAPAHWDAIVIGSGIGGLVCAAYLAVGGKRVLVAEQGAVAGGNSHVFRRRRAYEFDVGVHYLGDCGPDGILPAILDGLGLGGRVPYEEMDPDGFDRIVAGGTTLDMPADWKRYRERLQEACPADAAGIDTFLDVVAGLGTERRDAIVAAADLPMAELERLAPQSVAWGRRTLTELFDHCALSTRARTLLAAQSPNYGMSPDEATVATHATLIDHYVRGAYYPQGGGQMLASGLLEVIRAHGGALRTRARVTRIAIEEGRVRGVEFADGSAATAAVVVSNADYRRTMLELVGEDRLPRRLAAKTRDARMALPWATVYVALDKDIERHANVWWYRGEDIGRYYEDLRSGAPSSTTDFLFMSFASGKDHVGRRICPPGHSNFQLMTLCPPGLAHWGVTDGPADGGTYRDDPAYRKEKARLTESVLDAAEEVLGPFRGHITHLETATPLTQERYTLSTGGTPFGMAQWGATGARPDTATLIEGLHIAGANTRYGNGITGSAVSGIACAGQILGRRLMHEVHTGSVLGDPALLPDRGTDWDPLAVSRGLTPRGPA; via the coding sequence ATGAACACGACCGCGAACACGACCACGCACACGAGCACCACCACACACCCTGCCGCCCCCGCCCACTGGGACGCGATCGTCATCGGTTCGGGCATCGGCGGCCTGGTCTGCGCGGCCTACCTCGCGGTCGGCGGCAAGCGGGTCCTGGTCGCCGAGCAGGGAGCGGTCGCGGGCGGCAACAGCCACGTGTTCCGCAGACGCCGCGCCTACGAGTTCGACGTCGGCGTGCACTACCTCGGCGACTGCGGCCCCGACGGCATCCTGCCCGCCATCCTGGACGGTCTGGGGCTGGGCGGCCGGGTCCCGTACGAGGAGATGGACCCCGACGGCTTCGACCGCATCGTGGCCGGGGGCACCACCCTGGACATGCCGGCGGACTGGAAGCGGTACCGCGAGCGGCTCCAGGAGGCCTGCCCCGCGGACGCCGCCGGGATCGACACCTTCCTGGACGTCGTGGCGGGACTCGGCACCGAGCGCCGCGACGCCATCGTCGCCGCCGCGGACCTGCCCATGGCGGAGCTGGAGCGCCTCGCCCCGCAGTCGGTGGCCTGGGGCCGGCGGACGCTGACCGAGCTCTTCGACCACTGCGCGCTCTCCACCCGCGCCCGCACCCTGCTCGCCGCCCAGTCGCCCAATTACGGGATGTCGCCGGACGAGGCGACCGTCGCCACCCACGCCACCCTCATCGACCACTACGTCCGCGGCGCCTACTACCCGCAAGGGGGCGGGCAGATGCTCGCCTCGGGGCTGCTCGAAGTGATCCGCGCGCACGGAGGGGCCCTGCGGACCCGCGCCCGGGTGACCCGCATAGCGATCGAGGAGGGCCGCGTCCGCGGCGTGGAGTTCGCCGACGGCAGCGCCGCCACCGCTGCGGTGGTCGTCTCGAACGCCGACTACCGCCGCACCATGCTGGAGCTGGTGGGCGAGGACCGGCTGCCCCGGCGCCTGGCCGCCAAGACCAGGGACGCCCGGATGGCACTGCCCTGGGCCACCGTCTACGTGGCCCTGGACAAGGACATCGAGCGCCACGCCAACGTGTGGTGGTACCGCGGCGAGGACATCGGCCGCTACTACGAGGACCTCCGCTCCGGCGCCCCGTCCTCCACCACCGACTTCCTCTTCATGTCCTTCGCCTCCGGCAAGGACCACGTCGGCCGCCGCATCTGCCCGCCCGGCCACTCCAATTTCCAGCTGATGACGCTCTGCCCGCCCGGCCTCGCACACTGGGGCGTCACCGACGGCCCGGCGGACGGCGGGACGTACCGCGACGACCCGGCGTACCGCAAGGAGAAGGCGCGGCTGACCGAGTCCGTCCTGGACGCCGCGGAGGAGGTCCTCGGCCCGTTCCGCGGCCACATCACCCACCTGGAGACGGCCACCCCGCTCACCCAGGAGCGGTACACGCTCTCCACCGGCGGCACCCCCTTCGGCATGGCGCAGTGGGGCGCCACCGGCGCCCGCCCGGACACGGCCACCCTCATCGAGGGCCTGCACATCGCCGGGGCCAACACCCGGTACGGGAACGGCATCACGGGCTCGGCCGTCAGCGGCATCGCCTGCGCCGGCCAGATCCTGGGCCGCCGCCTCATGCACGAGGTGCACACGGGCTCGGTGCTCGGGGACCCCGCCCTGCTCCCGGACCGCGGCACCGACTGGGACCCCCTGGCGGTGTCCCGCGGTCTGACGCCCCGCGGGCCGGCGTGA
- a CDS encoding DUF3662 and FHA domain-containing protein yields the protein MGVLKRFEQRLEGLVNGTFAKVFKSEVQPVEIAGALQRECDNNATIWNRERTVVPNDFIVELSTGDYERLSPYSGQLGDELAGLVRDYAKQQRYSFMGPIKVQLEKADDLDTGLYRVRSRTLAASTSQSPGQPGPGQGQGHQAPPAQPGGYGYPPASAPPMPAGPPPGGPGGPGARRAGPGGPAPVPPGGAVRRHWIEINGTRHQISRPTLVLGRSTEADVRIDDPGVSRRHCEIRTGTPSTIQDLGSTNGIVVDGQHTTRATLRDGSRIVVGSTTIIYRQAEG from the coding sequence ATGGGAGTCCTGAAGCGGTTCGAGCAGCGACTCGAAGGTCTGGTGAACGGCACCTTCGCCAAGGTCTTCAAGTCCGAGGTCCAGCCGGTGGAGATCGCGGGCGCCCTCCAGCGCGAGTGCGACAACAACGCCACCATCTGGAACCGCGAGCGCACCGTCGTCCCCAACGACTTCATCGTGGAGCTGAGCACGGGCGACTACGAGCGCCTGAGCCCCTACTCGGGCCAGCTCGGCGACGAGCTCGCGGGCCTCGTCCGCGACTACGCCAAGCAGCAGCGCTACAGCTTCATGGGCCCCATCAAGGTCCAGCTGGAGAAGGCCGACGACCTGGACACCGGGCTCTACCGGGTCCGCAGCCGCACGCTCGCAGCCAGCACCTCCCAGTCCCCCGGCCAGCCCGGTCCGGGCCAGGGACAGGGCCACCAGGCCCCCCCGGCCCAGCCCGGCGGCTACGGGTACCCCCCGGCCTCCGCGCCGCCCATGCCCGCAGGACCGCCCCCGGGCGGCCCCGGCGGACCCGGCGCACGCAGGGCGGGACCCGGCGGACCGGCTCCCGTACCTCCCGGCGGCGCCGTCCGGCGCCACTGGATCGAGATCAACGGCACCCGCCACCAGATCTCGCGCCCTACGCTCGTACTCGGCCGAAGCACCGAGGCCGACGTGCGGATCGACGACCCCGGCGTATCGCGCCGGCACTGTGAGATCCGGACCGGAACGCCCTCGACGATCCAGGATCTAGGGTCCACCAACGGCATCGTGGTGGACGGGCAGCACACCACCCGCGCTACGCTCCGCGACGGTTCACGGATCGTCGTGGGCAGCACCACCATCATTTACCGGCAAGCCGAAGGGTGA